A genomic region of Homalodisca vitripennis isolate AUS2020 chromosome 5, UT_GWSS_2.1, whole genome shotgun sequence contains the following coding sequences:
- the LOC124363521 gene encoding uncharacterized protein LOC124363521, which translates to MFEKSNKDFEKWHNEQVCNNYVFDFQKELIEYCISDVDILAKACIKFRSLFISECNVDPFLEAVTIASACNLAFRRNFLKPETIGIIPKKGYRLVDTQSSAALQWLAYEEEQRGVRIQHAGREREVKIEGMKVDGFDGARIYEFQGCYYHGCPKCFPYKREEPLKEDSSDTLELRYERTKAKMEKLSRTPYELVEMWQCGFNNLKIDRDLTHLENHPVLTALPLNPRDAFFGGRTGNAMTYHRCTEDEQIHYVDVCSLYPYVCKHGKYPKSHPTIYLGDTECRERGMQAEGLLKCKVLPLKDLYHPVLPARMNDKLMFVLCNFCGEELNSGECQHSDDERALIGTWTMDEIRRAVEKSYKVVEMYELWEYKMATFEEGGLFTEFIDKFLKIKQEASGYPSWCVTDEDRERYVQDYFEHEGIRLDPVKIEKNEGLRSLAKLMLNSFWGKFGQRGKTKQRLSSQGILKNSLDYARTHELSSTEYRKSVKTLFWSVGNI; encoded by the coding sequence ATGTTTGAGAAAAGCAACAAGGACTTTGAAAAGTGGCACAACGAgcaggtatgcaataactatgtaTTTGACTTCCAGAAggaattaattgaatattgtatatCTGATGTTGACATCTTGGCTAAagcttgtattaaatttagatcacTCTTTATATCTGAATGCAATGTTGACCCATTTTTAGAGGCTGTCACTATAGCTAGTGCGTGTAACCTGGCATTTAGACGTAATTTCTTGAAGCCAGAGACAATAGGCATAATACCGAAGAAAGGATACAGGTTGGTGGATACCCAGTCGTCTGCTGCACTCCAGTGGTTAGCTTATGAGGAAGAGCAGCGGGGTGTGAGGATCCAGCATGCTGGTCGAGAGCGGGAGGTTAAAATCGAAGGGATGAAGGTGGACGGCTTTGATGGGGCGCGAATATATGAGTTTCAAGGTTGCTACTACCACGGATGCCCAAAGTGCTTTCCGTACAAAAGAGAAGAGCCTCTGAAAGAAGACTCATCTGACACCCTTGAATTGAGATACGAGAGGACAAAAGCCAAAATGGAAAAACTCTCTCGAACCCCCTACGAACTAGTAGAGATGTGGCAATGCGGATTTAACAATCTGAAAATAGATCGAGATTTAACACATTTAGAAAATCATCCCGTGTTGACAGCCTTACCGCTCAATCCCCGAGACGCCTTCTTTGGAGGAAGGACGGGAAATGCAATGACATACCACAGGTGTACGGAAGATGAGCAAATACACTACGTAGACGTATGTTCCCTCTATCCCTACGTCTGTAAACACGGTAAATATCCGAAATCGCATCCTACCATTTATCTTGGTGACACAGAGTGCAGGGAAAGGGGAATGCAAGCTGAGGGTCTGCTAAAGTGCAAAGTGCTTCCTCTAAAAGATCTGTACCACCCAGTGCTTCCAGCTcgaatgaatgacaaattaatgttcgTACTGTGCAATTTTTGCGGCGAAGAGCTCAACAGCGGAGAATGTCAACATAGCGACGACgaaagggcgttgattggcacatggacgatggatgaaATACGCAGAGCAGTTGAAAAAAGCTACAAAGTTGTCGAAATGTACGAGTTGTGGGAGTACAAGATGGCCACCTTCGAAGAAGGTGGACTGTTCACTGAATTTATagataaattcttaaagataaaacaagaagcATCTGGCTATCCCTCCTGGTGCGTCACAGATGAGGATAGAGAGAGGTATGTTCAAGACTACTTCGAGCACGAAGGAATCAGACTAGATCCAGTTAAAATAGAGAAAAACGAAGGTCTCCGTTCTCTCGCAAAACTGATGCTTAACTCGTTTTGGGGCAAGTTTGGGCAAAGGGGAAAAACCAAACAAAGACTCTCATCACAAGGGATCCTGAAGAACTCTTTAGACTATGCACGGACTCATGAGTTATCGTCAACAGAATACAGGAAGTCAGTGAAGACGTTGTTCTGGTCAGTTGGCAACATCTAG